The sequence GCCGCGGCCCCGAGGCGCGCCTCCATCGCCGCCTTCGCGAACGCGAGATCCTCGAGCTCCTTCGTCGCCGCGGCCGAGAAGCGCGTCGCCGCGGCCCGCCTCTTCGCCGTGAGCGCCGCCGCCGCCGCCGCCGCGCGCGAGCGCGCCGCTTCGACCTCGTCGGTGGCCTCGCGCAGGGAGTCCTCGTACCGCTCGAGGGAACGGAGCTCCGCCGCGAGCCCTTCGCGCAGCGCGAGGACGCCCGCGAGGTCGACGCCGTGCTTACGGGAGAGCCGCTTGAGCGCCTCGCGCCGCTCCTCGAGCGCCTCGAGGCGGGCCGGATCCGGATCGAACCCCCGGCCGTACGCCGCGAGGGAGCGGGCCGCCTCCTCGACGAGCACCACGGCGTCGGCGAGTTGGCGCGCGTCCGGCGCGAGCGACTCGTCGTGGCGCGAGACCTCCTCGAGCGACTTGGCGAGGCCGCCGAGCCGCTCGAAGACGGAGCCGTCGGCCTCGTACAGCTCCTGGACGCCGCGCCGCGCGGTCTCGAGGAGCAGCTCCTGGTGGCGCAGGAGCCCCGCCTCGCGCTCGATCTTCTCGAGCTCGCCCGCGGCGGGCGCGATCCTGTCGATCTCGTCGATCTGGAACCGGACGAAGTCGAGCCGCGCGCCCCTGTCGCGCGCCGCCCGCTCGAGCCGGTCCAGGGCGCCCCTCGCCGCCACGAGCCGCGCGTGGGCCTCCGCCATCGCCGCCCGCAGCTTTCCGGGGACCCCGTATTCGTCGAGCAGCGCCAGCTGCACCGCGGGATCGAACAGCGTGTGGTGCTCGTGCTGGCCCATGACGCTCGCGAGCCCCGAGGCGAGCTCCCCGAGCACCGAGAGCGACGCGAGCTTGCCGTTGATCCAGCACCGGTTGCGGCCGTCCGCTGGCACGACACGCCGGACGAGCAGCTCGTCGCCCGAGGGCAGGCCGGCCTCCTCGAGCCTCTCGCGGACCCGCGGCTCGTCCGAGATGTCGAACAGCCCCTCGACCTCGGCCTCGACCGCGCCGCGCCGCACGAGCTCGGGCGAGGCCCGCCCGCCCATGAGGAGATCGAACGCCGCGATCACGAGCGACTTCCCGGCGCCGGTCTCGCCGGTGA comes from Pseudomonadota bacterium and encodes:
- the recN gene encoding DNA repair protein RecN; this encodes MLAQLRVRELVLIEELDLELAPGFNALTGETGAGKSLVIAAFDLLMGGRASPELVRRGAVEAEVEGLFDISDEPRVRERLEEAGLPSGDELLVRRVVPADGRNRCWINGKLASLSVLGELASGLASVMGQHEHHTLFDPAVQLALLDEYGVPGKLRAAMAEAHARLVAARGALDRLERAARDRGARLDFVRFQIDEIDRIAPAAGELEKIEREAGLLRHQELLLETARRGVQELYEADGSVFERLGGLAKSLEEVSRHDESLAPDARQLADAVVLVEEAARSLAAYGRGFDPDPARLEALEERREALKRLSRKHGVDLAGVLALREGLAAELRSLERYEDSLREATDEVEAARSRAAAAAAALTAKRRAAATRFSAAATKELEDLAFAKAAMEARLGAAAGDPGPDGADALELYVDLNPGEGAHPLRKVASGGELSRVMLAVRRVLAGLGPVGTYVFDEVDAGVGGAVATSVGRKLRDVAAHHQVICVTHLPQIAAMCDAHFRVSKEEGGGRTVTRVGRLGAEERVEEIAQMLGGERVTAKIRAAARELIGRGR